One segment of Heteronotia binoei isolate CCM8104 ecotype False Entrance Well unplaced genomic scaffold, APGP_CSIRO_Hbin_v1 ptg000366l, whole genome shotgun sequence DNA contains the following:
- the LOC132590620 gene encoding atrial natriuretic peptide receptor 2-like, with protein MGFLSSLFHCLHSIIGNHGSLKSSDSEVNSGRALKISGSGLVSFQQSRETHGEEKGASGLKAGHRWAFSSGSCLPQPTLTLEGADGAAAPTPPCPRRPEGAQRRRPTDGLSLQSRAPRPMAAPPLLLEALLVTLLGAPSSTAAPTEVRLGVLLPGRNVGYPWAWPRVQPALSLAREALEPQLRHQGLALRTAFASTEDADGKCDSGLPLLRAGAYRRGEFYNRTVYGGPAGPDLRAFLAQLLGHFNWTSRALLVVSPKRDHLQYYSRLLSLQEELAAVPSFTALTHYYKQAGEAVHFTQANGRVVFIYGSLEMLQEIMGLAQTQNMTSGDYIFIYVDIFGESLRAEGHREAAKPWQSKESQDAGGLREAFQTVLVVTPHEPQTPEYRRFQSQLILRAQRDFGVAVNDSMGTVVAVCFHDVLLLYLRALNETLQEGGTKRDTSRILEKMRGLEIQGVTGTVSLNSKYDREMDFDLWAMKDVESGEYQVVAHYMGPEKRIKWLGPIHWKKGRPPLDNPDCVFNMDGLSSGKSGCVQG; from the exons atggGCTTCCTCAGCAGCCTCTTTCATTGCCTTCACAGCATCATCGGGAACCACGGCAGCCTCAAGtcttctgactctgaggtgaacAGTGGCCGGGCACTCAAGATCTCTGGTTCTGGGCTAGTCAGTTTCCAGCAGAGCAGGGAGA CCCACGGGGAAGAGAAGGGGGCCTCAGGACTGAAGGCTGGGCACCGCTGGGCTTTCAGCTCTGGTtcctgcctgcctcagccaacTCTGACGCTGGAGGGCGCAGACGGGGCGGCCGCCCCGACTCCGCCCTGCCCCAGGCGTCCGGAGGGAGCGCAGCGCCGCCGCCCCACAGACGGGCTCTCTCTGCAATCGAGAGCTCCTCGCCCGATGGCCGCGCCGCCGCTGCTCCTCGAGGCCCTGCTGGTGACCCTGCTCGGGGCGCCCTCCTCGACTGCCGCCCCGACCGAGGTGAGGCTGGGCGTGCTGCTGCCCGGGCGCAACGTGGGCTACCCCTGGGCCTGGCCGCGCGtccaacccgccctgagcctggcccgGGAGGCGCTGGAGCCCCAGCTGCGCCACCAAGGCCTCGCCCTCCGCACCGCCTTCGCTTCCACCGAGGACGCGGACGGCAAATGCGACTCCGGA CTGCCGCTCCTAAGAGCCGGGGCCTACCGGAGGGGAGAGTTTTACAACAGGACGGTGTACGGCGGCCCGGCGGGGCCCGACCTCCGCGCCTTCCTGGCCCAGCTGCTCGGGCACTTCAACTGGACCTCCCGCGCCCTCCTGGTCGTCAGTCCCAAGCGGGATCACTTGCAATACTATTCCCGCTTGTTGAGCTTGCAGGAGGAGCTGGCGGCCGTCCCCAGCTTCACCGCCCTCACTCACTACTATAAGCAGGCCGGCGAGGCTGTCCACTTCACCCAGGCCAACGGGCGAG TGGTCTTCATCTATGGGTCCTTGGAGATGTTGCAGGAGATCATGGGCCTGGCACAGACTCAGAACATGACCAGCGGTGACTACATCTTCATCTATGTGGACATTTTTGGGGAAAGCCTGAGAGCTGAGGGGCATCGTGAGGCAGCCAAGCCCTGGCAGAGCAAAGAGAGCCAAGATGCAGGAGGCCTCCGAGAGGCCTTCCAG ACGGTGCTGGTGGTCACTCCCCATGAGCCCCAGACCCCCGAATACCGGCGTTTCCAGAGCCAGCTGATCCTGCGTGCTCAGAGAGACTTTGGTGTGGCAGTGAATGACTCCATG GGGACAGTGGTGGCCGTCTGCTTCCACGATGTGCTGCTGCTGTATCTCAGGGCCCTGAATGAAACATTGCAGGAAGGCGGAACCAAACGGGACACCAGCCGCATCCTGGAGAAGATGAGGGGCCTGGAAATCCAGG GTGTCACTGGGACAGTGAGCCTCAACAGCAAATATGACCGAGAGATGGATTTCGACCTGTGGGCCATGAAGGATGTGGAGAGCGGAGAATACCAG GTGGTGGCTCATTACATGGGGCCAGAGAAGCGGATCAAGTGGCTGGGGCCCATTCATTGGAAGAAGGGGAGGCCCCCTCTTGACAACCCAGACTGTGTCTTCAACATGGATGGCCTCTCCAGTGGTAAAAGTGGGTGTGTCCAGGGGTAG